The sequence CCTGCTCGAATTTCAAGAGCACGTTCAGGGTATCGCGCACCATCTCGCCTTCCAGGGCATGGGCGTGCAGCAACAGCAGCACCCGCGCCCAGTCCACCGTCTCCGAGATCGACGGTGACTTGCGCAGGTCCATCGCCCGCAGCTTCTGCACAAAGCCCACCAGCTGGTGGTTCAGAGCCTCCTCGATCCCCGGCACGCGGGTGGAGACGATCCGTTGCTCCAGCTTGGCGTCGGGCAGGGGGATGTGCAGGTGCAGGCAGCGGCGCTTCAGGGCGTCGCCCAGGTCGCGGACGTTGTTCGAGGTCAGGAACACGATCGGCGGCGTCACCGCCTTGATCACTCCCAATTCCGGCACCGAGACCTGATAGGCCGAGAGGATTTCCAGCAGGAACGCCTCGAACGCCTCGTCGGCCTTGTCCACCTCGTCGATCAAGAGCACGCAGCCCGCCTCGGTGCGCAGCGCCTGCAGCAAAGGCCGCGGCTCAAGGAAGGGCTCGGAGAAGAACAGGTCGGCCATGCCGTGCAGCCGGTCCATGGCCAGGTCCATGGTCGGCGCGTCGCCCAGGGTCTCGCCGATGCGGTCCTTCAGGATCTGGGTGTAGAGCAACTGCTTGCCGTACTTCCACTCATAGAGGGCGCGGCTCTCGTCCAGGCCCTCGTAGCACTGCATGCGGATCAGCGGCAGGCCGAGCATGGCGGCGGTGGACAGGGCCAGCTCGGTCTTGCCCACCCCGGCCGAGCCCTCCACCAGGATGGGCTTGGTCAGGTGCGAGGCCATGAACAGGGCGGTCGCGATCCGGCGCGAAGCGATATAGCCGACGGCGGCCAGGTTCTCGACGATGGCCTCGACCGAGGCGAGCGACGCCGGTTCCGGCGCGGAAGCGGAAATGGTCAAGCTGGAAAACTCATCAATGGGTGCGGCGAATGAATGGCTCCATGTGGGGCGCTGATTGACGCGAACGCAAGGGGAAACCGAACCACGTGAATGACCCGATCTCTTCCCGCTCACCCCGGCGAATGCCGGGGCCCAGATCGTATGGCTCCGACCGTTCACGCAAACCAAGATCAATCCCCGAAGGCACAGCTCTATGATCTGGACCCCGGCATTCGCCGGGGTGAGCGGGGCTTTGTTGGGCAGCTTCCAGGCGCCAGCCGATTGCTGCTCGCGCATCCATCGCAATCCCTGGACGCCCGCCGTCCTCTGTGAAAAATCACTAGCAGCGCCCGCGGGCGGGGAACGACCCGCGGGGCGAGGGAGTGAAATGTACGAACCTGACAAGATCCGCACGGTGGCGGACATTGCGCGCGTCCAGGCCGAGTTGCGCCCCGACGCCGTCGCCCTGGTCTGCGACGACCTCGAAATCACCTATGCCGCGTTCGAGCGCCTGACCAACCAGTGCGCCCACGCCCTGATTAACGCCGGCGTTCGCCCTGGCGACCGCATCGCCTGCCTGACCAAGAACAGCGCCGAGTTCTTCGTCCTGTGGTTCGGGGCGGTAAAGGCGCGCGCCTGCCTGGCCCCCGTCAACTGGCGCCTGGCCCCGCCGGAGGTGGCCTTCATCCTGCAGGACGCGGGCGCCAAACTGCTCGTCGCCAGCCGCGACTTCGAAGCGGTGGTCGACATGATCGTCTCCGACTGCCCCGACCTGCACCGCCTGATCCAGGTCGAGCCCGGCCACCCGCGCTGGCCCGCCTTCTTCGACTGGATCGGCGCCTATCCCGAAACCGACCCCGGCCTTCAGCTCCAGCCCGACGACGACGTCATCCAGCTCTACACCTCCGGCACCACCGGCCTGCCCAAGGGTGTGCGGCTGACCTCGGCCAATTTCGAGCAGGTGTTCGCGGCGGCGGCCAAGGGCCTGTGGGCCGACTTCGACGCCGGCAAGACCGTGCTGGTGGCCATGCCGACCTTCCACGTCTCCGGGACCAATGTCGGCCTCCTGGGCCTCTTGCAAGGCAGCCGCAACGTGGTGCTGCGCGAGATCAATCCGGTCCATCTGCTAGAGGTGCTGGAACAGGAACAGGTCGCCTACGCCTTCCTGGTGCCGGCGGTGATCAACATGCTGCTGCAGACGCCGGGCATCGAAACCGCCGACGTCTCCAAGCTCGAGCGCCTGTTCTACGGCGCCTCGCCGATCGCCGAGGAGGTGCTGCTGAAGGCCTCCGAGCGCTTCTCCGCCACCTTCACCCAGCTCTACGGCCTGACCGAGACCATCGGCGTCGGCGCCATGCTGCCGCCCGAGGACCACGACCCGCGCCGCGGCAAGCTCAGGGCCTGCGGCAAGCAGTGGGAGGCGGCCGAGCTGCGCGTGGTCCGCCCCGACGGCGAGATCGCCGAACCCGGCGAGGTCGGCGAAATCCAGATCCGCTCGAAAGGGGTGATGAAGGGCTACTGGAACCGCCCCGAGGCCACCGCCCAGGCCATCGACGCCGAGGGCTGGTTCCGCTCCGGCGACGCCGGCTATTTCGACGACGACGGCTATCTCTACATCTACGACCGGGTGAAGGACATGATCATCTCGGGCGGCGAGAACGTCTATCCCGCCGAGGTGGAGAACGCCCTGTTCAGCCACTTCGCGGTGGCCGACGCCGCCGTGATCGGCGTGCCCGACAGCCGCTGGGGCGAGGCGGTGAAGGCGGTGGTGGTCCTGCGACCCGGCATGTCCGTCTCCGCCGCCGACCTGATCGCCCACTGCAAGAAGCGCATCGCCGGTTACAAATGCCCCAAGAGCGTGGACTTCATCGCCGTGCTGCCACGAAATCCGTCGGGCAAGGTGCTGCGGCGGGAGCTGAGGGCGCCGTACTGGGAGGGGAAGCAGCGGCAGGTGGGGTAGAGCGCGCCGACTTCACCCCCGCGCCACCGACGCATAGATCCCGAAGTCCTGCTTCGCCAGCGGGCGCAGGAGGGTGACGATGGGGCCGATCTGGCCGACGCACTCCACAGCGAAGTCGAACGAGGACTCGCGCCCCTCGAACAGGGCTTCCAGCCGCGCAGTGGTTTCGGCCAGGGCGGGGTGGTCCGGGCCCATGGTCCGGACCTCGTCCTCCAAGAGGGCGATCCGCGCGCCGGTGTCGGCGAAGCCCTCCAGGGCCAGGGTCAGTCGCACCATCAGGGCGTGGATCTTGCCCCGCAGCTCGGCGTTGCGCAGGTCGTACAGCGCCTCGCGATTGCGGTCGTAGGTTTCGGCCTCGCGCCGCACCGCCCGCATCAGCCGCACCGTGAACGGCCCATAGGGTTCGCCCCGGCCGCGCGCGTCGTTGGCCAGTTTGGTGATCAGTTCCAGGATCGAGAGGATCTCGCCGAACAGCAGGGCTGCGGCGCGTTCCCGCTCGCGCCGGCGCAAGACCCCCTCCAACTGGGCGGAGACGAACCCGCCCGCGGTCGCCAGGACCGCGCCGATGACTACCGCGAGCAGGGTCTCGTCGCCCGGTTTGTAGTGCAGGCCGCCCACCTAGCCCCCTTCGGCCGATCGAATCTGGGGGCTCGCCCCGCGTCAGCTCATTCGCAGCACACCGCCGAAACGCGCGCAATGCAACTGGCCCGGCGAGGCGCGGCCTATTCCGAAATCTCCACCTCGATCGGCCCGCTCATCGAAGGCTTCCTGAGCAGCATCACCATCGGGATCAGCACCGCCGTGGCGATGAACATCATGCGGAACACGTCGATATAGGCGACCATGGCCGCCTGGCGGCTGACCTCGCCCTCCATCGCCGCAAGACCGAGCGGGGTGGTCAGGGGCGCCTGCAGATAGGGCGGCTGCATCAAGGGGTTGTCGGTGCGCACCGCCTCGGTCAGGCGCGCGTGCACCGCGTCGGAATTCCTGACGAACAGGGCCTGCATGATCGAGACCCCGACGCTCTGGCCCAGGTTGCGCACCAGGGCGAAGGCGCCGGCCGCGTCGGCGCGCAAGGCCGGGTTCAGGGTGGCGAAGGCCAGCACCGTCATCGGCATGAACACCAGCCCCGTGCCCAGGCCCTGGATCAGGCCGGTCATGGCGATGGCGTAGGCGTTCATCTGCAGCGAGAAGTGGCTCATCATGAAGAACGAGGCGCAGAAGAAGGCGAAGCCGGTGGCGATCAGCAGCCGCGCGTCGAACCGGTTGACCAACTGCCCCACCATCAGCATCGAGACCAGCCCGCCCAGGCCCCGCGGCGCCATGACCAGGCCCGTGGTCACCACCGGATAGCCCAGCAGGGTCTCGGCCATCGGCGGAAGCAAGGCCAGGACCGAGAACACCAGCATCCCCACCACCAGGCTCATGCCCGAGGCGGTCATCAGGTTGGCGTCCTTGAACAGGGCCCGCGGCAGGAACGGCCGGTCGAACAGCAGGGTGTGGATGGTGAACAGCACCAGGGCCAGCATCGACGCGGTGAACTCGATCTGCGTCTCCACCGAGTTGAACCAGTCGTTGTTCTGGCCGCGGTCTAGAAAAAGCTGCAAGCCGCCCAGGAACACGGACAGGAGGGAGAAGCCGACCACGTCGAAGCGGATCTTCCGCGGCTGATCGGTGTCGTGGATGAAGCCCATCACCCCCATCAGGCACAGCACCCCGATCGGCAGGTTGATGTAGAACACCCAGCGCCAGGAGAAGTCGTCGGTCAGCCAGCCGCCCAAAACCGGCCCGACGATCGGCGCCACCATCACGCCGACGCCCCAGATGGCCATGGCGGGGCCGCGCTGAGCGCCGGGAAAGGTGTCGAGCATCACCGCCTGGGACAGCGGCCCCATGGCCGCGCCGAACGCCCCCTGCAGGATGCGGAACAGCACGATCTGCTCCAGGCTCTGGGCCGCGCCGCACAGGGCCGAGGCGACCGTGAAGCCGATGATCGACCAGACGAACACCTGCTTGCGCCCCAGCCGCCCGGCCAGCCAGCCGCTCATCGGGGTCATGATCGCCGAGGCCACGATATAGCTGGTCAGGACCCAGGTGATCTGGTCCGCCGACGCCCCTACCGTTCCGGCCATGTGCGGCAGGGCGACATTGGCGATGGTCATGTCCAGCGCCGTCATGATCGTCGCCAGCATCACCGAGACGGTGACCATCACCTGGTTGACGGGCGCTTCGGTCTCGGCGGCGACGGCGGTCAAGGCGGTTCCTCTGGTCTTGTGATCAGGCTTCACCTGATTGCCGAGGCGGATGCAAGGGGCTCAGTAGGGCGACAGCAGTCTCCGCTGCTCCACCACCAGCCCCTTCATCCAGTCCCTCAGGGTCTTCAGCCGCGCGGTGTTGGAAAGCTCGCGGTGGGCGCTCATCCAGAAACGCCGGGTCAGCAGCACCTGGTCGTCCAGCACCCGCGTCAGGCCCTCGGCCATGAAGCAGGGCAGGACGCCCACCCCGCCGCCGGCGGTGATGATCTGCTGCTGGGCGCGGATCGAGGAGGAGGAGAGGGTGGGGCGCAGGTCCGGGTCCAACTCCTCCAGGTATTTCAGCGCCGCGGCAAAGATCAGGTCGTCGACATAGCCCACCAGGTCGAAGCGGTGCAGGTCGGCGATCTGCTCCGGCGTCCCGGCGCGCTTCAGGTAGTCCGGCGCGGCATAGAGGGCGAGCTGGTAGTCGGTCAGGGGTTCGATGAACAGGCGCGGGTCCGTGGGCGTGTCCAGGGTGATGGCCATGTCCACCTCGCGCCGGGTGGGCGAGAGAAAGCCGGCGTGGGCCGCCAGCTCGATCCGCACATTGGGCCTCAGGCGATGGAAGGCGGGCAGGGCGGGGGCCAGGACCGCGGTGCCGAAGCCTTCCGCGACGCTGATCCGCACCGTGCCGCCGACCACGTCGCTCTCGCCGACCTGGGCCACCGCCGCCATCGCCGCCTCGGCGTTCAGCCCGATCTCGAACAGCCGCGCGCCCGAGGCGGTCAGCTCCAGTCCCTGGGCCGAGCGGATGAACAGGGTCGAGCGCAGCGAACTCTCCAGCCGCGCCACCCGCCGCCCCACCGTGGCCGCATCTATGCCCAGCCGCCGCGCCGCCCCGGTCTGCGACCCGGCCCGGGCCGCGGCGACGAACACTTTGAGATCGTCCCAATCGTACAAGTGGCTCCTCCGCCCCCTCCACCGCTCATCCCGGCGAACGCCGGGACCCAGATCGTATGGAGAGGTCGAAGGGGGATGAGCCTCGAGCCTCCAGTGCCCTATGATCTGGGCCCCGGCATTCGCCGGGGTGAGCGGGAAGGATGGATCTGCAAATCTGCGTAGCCTATCCCGCAATTATGCAATAGCCGGCCCCGGCTTCGAGTGCTACCCCGCGCCCATAACTCCCCGAGGACATCCCATGCGTCAGATCGCCAACTTCGTGAACGGCCAGGCCTCCGAATCCACCTCCGGCCGGTTCGGCGACGTCTACAACCCCAACACCGGCGAGGTGCAGGCGCGGGTCGGCCTTTCCAGCGAGGCCGACATGGACCGGGCCGTCAAATCGGCCCTGACCGCCCAGCCGATCTGGGCGGCCATGAACCCGCAGCGCCGCGCCCGCGTGATGTTCGAGTTCAAGCGCCTGGTGGAAGCGCGCATGGACGAACTAGCCGAACTGCTCTCGTCCGAGCACGGCAAGGTGATCGCCGACTCCAAGGGCGATATCCAGCGCGGCCTGGAGGTGATCGAGTTCGCCTGCGGCATCCCCCATGCGCTGAAGGGTGAATATACCGAAGGCGCCGGCCCGGGCATCGACGTCTATTCCGTCCGCCAGCCCCTGGGCGTCGTGGCCGGCATCACCCCGTTCAACTTCCCGGCCATGATCCCGATGTGGATGTTCGGCGTGGCCATCGCCGTCGGCAACACCTTCATCCTAAAGCCCTCCGAGCGCGACCCTTCCGTGCCGGTGCGCCTGGGCGAGCTGATGATGGAGGCTGGCGCTCCCGCGGGCGTCCTGAACGTCGTCCACGGCGACAAGGTCGCGGTCGACGCCATCCTGCACCACCCGGCGATCAAGGCGGTCAGCTTCGTCGGCTCTTCCGACATCGCCCAGTACGTCTACGCCACCGGCGCCGCCAACGGTAAGCGGGTCCAGGCCATGGGCGGGGCCAAGAACCACGGCATCATCCTGCCCGACGCCGACCTCGACCAGGCGGTCAAGGATATCATCGGCGCCGCCTACGGCTCGGCCGGCGAGCGCTGCATGGCCCTGCCGGTGGTCACCCCCGTGGGGACCAAGACCGCCGAGGCTGTGCGCGAGCGCCTGCTGGGCGAGATCGACAAGCTGAAGGTCGGCATCTCCACCGACGCCTCGGCCCAGTACGGACCGGTGGTCAGCGCCGCCCACAAGCAGCGGATCAAGGACTACATCCAGATGGGCGTCGACGAGGGCGCCGAGCTGGTGGTCGACGGCCGCGAATTCGCGCTGCAGGGCTATGAGAACGGCTACTTCCTGGCCCCGACCCTGTTCGACCACGTCAAGCCCGAGATGAAGTCCTATCAGGACGAGATCTTCGGTCCGGTGCTGCAGATCGTCCGCGCCGACAGCTTCGAGGAGGCGCTGAGCCTGCCCTCCAAGCACCAGTACGGCAACGGCGTCGCCATCTTCACCCGTAACGGTCGCGCCGCGCGCGAGTTCGCGTCCCGCGTCGACGTCGGCATGGTCGGCATCAACGTGCCGATCCCGGTGCCGGTGGCCTACCACACCTTCGGCGGCTGGAAGCGCTCGGCCTTCGGCGACACCAACCAGCACGGCATGGAGGGGGTCAAATTCTACACCAAGGTCAAGACCATCACCGCCCGCTGGCCCGAAGGCATGACCGAGGACTCGGCCTTCGTCATCCCGACGATGAAATAGGGGGTAGGATGCCGTTGCGGCGATGAGGGATAGCCCCTCGTCGCCGTCCCGACTGCGGCATGGAGGTCGCATGAGCTTTGACCTGAATGAAGACCAGCGCGCGATCCAGGACGCGGCCCGCGCGTTCGCGACTGCGGAACTCGCCCCGCATTCGGCCCGCTGGGACGAGGAGTCCTTCTTCCCCGTCGACACCCTGCGCAAGGCGGCCGAGCTGGGTTTCGCCGGCATCTATGTGCGCGAGGACGTGGGCGGCTCTGGCCTGACGCGTCTCGACGCCTCGCTGATCTTCGAGGCCCTGTCCTACGGCGACGTCTCCACCGCGGCCTATATCTCGATCCACAACATGGCGTCGTGGATGATCGACCGGTTCGGCTCGGACGAGTTGCGCCAGCGCTACCTGCCGCGCCTGACCACAATGGAGCTGATCGCCTCCTACTGCCTGACCGAGCCGGGCTCGGGCTCGGACGCGGCAGGCCTCAGAACCACCGCCAAGCGCGACGGCGACCACTACGTCCTGAACGGCTCCAAGGCGTTCATTTCCGGCGCCGGGGTCTCGGACGTCTATGTGGTGATGGTCCGCACCGGCGAGTCCGGCCCGCGCGGGGTCTCGACCCTGGTGGTGGAGAAGGGGACCCCGGGCCTCTCCTTCGGCGCCAACGAGAAGAAGATGGGCTGGAAGAGCCAGCCGACCGCGGTGGTCAATTTCGACAACTGCCGGGTGCCGATCGAGAACCGGGTCGGCGAGGAGGGCGACGGCTTCAAGTTCGCCATGGCCGGCCTCGACGGCGGGCGCCTCAACATCGCCTCCTGCTCCCTGGGCGGCGCGGCGCTGGCGCTGGACTGCGCCAAGAGCCACCTGGAGACCCGCCACCAGTTCGGCCGGCCGCTGCGCGAGTTCCAGGCCCTGCAGTTCCGCCTGGCCGACATGGCCACCGAGCTGGAGGCCGCCCGGCTGATGGTTCGCCGGGGCGCCGCGGCCCTCGACGCCAAGCACCCCGACGCCACCCAGTTCTGCGCCATGGCCAAGCGCTTCGCCACCGACGCCGGCTTCGAGGTCGCCAACCAGGCCCTGCAGCTGCACGGCGGCTACGGCTACCTGAAGGACTATCCGCTGGAGCGGATCGTCCGCGACCTGCGTGTCCACCAGATCCTGGAAGGCACCAACGAGATCATGCGCGTGATCATCGCGCGGGAGATGTTCCGCCGATGAGCGAGGCCGAAGTCCTGACCCGTATCGAGGGCGGCGTTGGCCGCGTCACCCTCAACCGCCCCGCCGCCCTGCACGCCCTGACCACCAACATGTGCCGCCTGATCACGGCTGCGCTCTTGGACTGGCGCGGCAACCCGGCAGTGAAGGCCATCCTGCTCGACCACGCCGGCGAACGCGGCTTCTGCGCCGGCGGCGACATTCGCATGCTGGCCGAGAGCGGGGCGGGCGACGGCCGGGCCGCGCGCGAGTTCTTCCATGCCGAATACCGCCTGAACCACCTGCTGTTCGGCTATCCCAAGCCGGTCGTGGCCATCATGGACGGCGTGACCATGGGCGGCGGCGTGGGCCTTTCGATGCCGGCGCGCTACCGCATCGCCACCGAGCGGACCACCTACGCCATGCCCGAGACTGGCATTGGGCTGTTCCCGGATGTCGGCGGCGGCTGGTACCTGCCGCGCAAGCCCGGCAAGGCGGGCCTGTGGCTGGCCTTGACTGGCGCGCGGATCAAGGCGGCCGACTGTCTGGCGCTGGGCGTCGCCACCCACTACGCCCTCAGCGCCAATATCGAAGCCCTGAAGCAGGCCCTGGTCGAGGCCCTGGCGGACGGCGAGGCGGTCGACGCCATCGAAACCGTCCTGCCGCAGTTCACCGCCAACCCCGACCCGGCGCCGGTCGCCGCCCACCGCGCCGAGATCGACCGCCTGTTCGCCGGCCCCTCGGTCGAGGCGATCTTCGCCGCCCTTGAGGCTGACGGTGGCGAATGGGCGACCGCCCAGCTGAAGACGCTGAACACCAAATCGCCCCAGACCATGAAGGTCGCCTTCCGCCAGCTGGCCCTGGGCGCGGCCATGACCGACTTCGCCGACAACATGGCCATGGAGTACCGCATCGGCGCCCGGGTGGTGCAGAAGCACGACTTCATCGAAGGCGTGCGCGCGGTGATCGTCGACAAGGACAACAGTCCCCGCTGGCGCCCGGACACGCTGGAAGGCGTCACCGAGGCCCAGCTGGACGAGATCTTCGCGCCCCTGCCGCCGGGCGAGGAATGGACCCCGCTTCCGGAGTTGCAAGCATGACCCGCATCGCCTTCATCGGCCTTGGCAATATGGGCGGGGGCATGGCCGCCAACCAGGCCAAGGCCCAGCATCAGGTTGCGGCCTTCGACCTGTCCGAGGCCGCAGTGGCCCGCGCCGTCGAGCACGGCTGCCGCGCCGCCGGCTCTGTGGCCGAGGCGGTCAAGGACGCCGAGGTGGTGATCACCATGTTGCCCGCCGGCGCCCACGTCCGCGCCGTCTACGGCGACCACGTCCTGCCCCACGCGCCCAAGAGCGCGCTGCTGATCGACTGCTCGACCATCGACGTCGAAAGCGCCCGCGCCGTGGCCAAGCAGGCCGCCGAGGCCGGCTTCCGCTTCGCCGACGCCCCGGTCTCCGGCGGCACGGCCGCGGCCGACGCCGGGACCCTGGCCTTCATGGTCGGCTGCGAGGCGGCCGATTTCGCAGTGGTCGAGGCGGCGCTTCAGCCCATGGCGCGGGTGGTGATCCACGCCGGCTCCAGCGGCGCCGGCCAGGCGGCCAAGATCTGCAACAACATGCTGCTCGGCATCTCCATGCTGGGGACCTGCGAGGCCTTCGCCCTGGCGGAGAAGCTGGGCCTGGAGGCCGATCGCTTCTTCGAGATCGCTTCGAAGTCCTCCGGCCAGTGCTGGTCGATCACCAGCTATTGCCCGGTTCCCGGCCCCGTGCCGGCCGCCCCCTCCAACCGCGGCTATGCCGGCGGCTTCGCCACGGCGATGATGCTCAAGGACCTGAAGCTCGCCCAGGACGCCGCCGCCAAAGCCGGCGCCGCCACCCCGCTCGGCGCCCAGGCCGAGGCCCTCTACGCCTTGTTCGAGCGCCTGGGCCATGGCGGCAAGGACTTCTCGGCGGTAATCCAGATGCTGCGCGGCCAGCTCGACGCCCTCAACTGAACCAACACGCCCCCAAAAGACGCCCGAAGGATCCTCCCCATGGCCTACGAGACCCTGCTGACCGAGACCCACGACGGCGTGCGCCTGATCCGGCTGAACCGGCCCGAGGCGCTGAACGCCTTCAACAACCAGCTGATGAACGACCTCACCGCCGCCCTCGACGAGGCTGAGGCCGATGATGCGATCGGCTGCATGGTCATCACCGGCTCGGAAAAGGCCTTCGCCGCCGGCGCCGACATCAAGGAGATGGCCTCCAAGTCCTATGCCGAGGTCTATGGCGAGGACTTCATCACCCGCAACTGGGAGCGGGTCACGCGCTGCCGCAAGCCGGTGATCGCGGCGGTGGCCGGTTTCGCCCTGGGCGGCGGCTGCGAGATGGCCATGATGTGCGACTTCATCATCGCCGCCGACAACGCCAAGTTCGGCCAGCCGGAGATCAATCTCGGCGTCTCGCCGGGCGCCGGCGGCACCCAGCGCCTGACCCGCTTCATCGGCAAGTCCAAGGCCATGGACATGATCCTGACCGCCCGCTTCATGGACGCGGCCGAGGCCGAGCGCTGCGGCTTGGTCAGCCGGGTGGTGCCGGTGGCCGAACTGATCGACACGGCGATGGCTGCGGCGAAGAAGATCGCCTCTCTGTCGCCCAACGCCGTCAAGCTGACCAAGGAAATGGTGAACGCCGCCTACGAAACCCCGCTTTCGCAAGGGGTTATGCTCGAGCGCCGCCTGTTCCACTCCCTGTTCGCCTTCGAGGACCAGAAGGAGGGCATGGCCGCCTTCGTCGAAAAGCGTAAGCCTGCGTTCAAGGGGCGGTGAACGCCCGGGCTCAGCCTTGACGGACCGGGGGATCCGGATAAGCTTTCCCCCATAGAAACGAGCCAAACCCCCAGATGGGAGGCCGCATGGAAACGACAGGTCTCAGGCGCCGTCTTCCGACCCCGGAGGAATGTGTCGCCTCGTTGCGCTTCGAAGCCGCCAGCACGACCGTGGCCCTGATTTCGCTTGGGATCAGCGCGGTGATGATGGCGCTGGTCTGGCGGGTGCTGACCAGCTGAGGGTGGGCGAAGCGGCCTCCGCGCATTGCGCGGCGATCTATGTCGTGACCGGCTCGGGGCGCTTTGGCGCCCCTTCGTTTTGCTCGCTGTTCGCCAGCCGGCGGGCCACGGTGCGCAGGAAGGCGCTCGCGTCGATTGGCTTGGAGACGAAATCGTCCATGCCCGCGGCCAGGCAAGCCTCGCGGTCGCGGTCCATGACGTTGGCGGTCATGGCCACGATCGGAACCTGAGAGCCCGAGGCGCGGATCAGGCGCGTGGCCTGCAGCCCATCCATGACCGGCATCTGCAGGTCCATCAGGATCAGGTCGAAGCTCTGGTGCGCGGCGGCCGTCACCGCCTCCGCCCCGTTCGGCACCGTCCGCACCTCGAAGCCGACCTGTCTCAGCAGGGTCGTCGCCAGCAGGGTGTTGATCTCGTTGTCCTCGGCCAGGAGGATGCGCCCTGTCTCGCCCGGCGCGCGCATCGGCGCCGGGGCCGGCGTTTCGGCCGCGGTGAGTTCGCCGCCTCGCGGCCTGGCCAGGCCGGTCAGGGCCTCGACCAGGGCTTGGCGGCGCACGGGATTGGTCAGCCGCCGATAGTCGATCGGGGTCTCGCAGGCGGCGAGCGGCGCCTCCAGGTCGTCGAACACGACCAGCTTCGGCGGATCGCCGTCATTCAGGTTCATGAACGGTTCGGCGAGGCCGCAGTCGGTCGCTTCAGGCGCCCGGTGATCGCTGATGACCAGGTCGAAGGGCGCGCCTTCGTGTTCGGCCCGCTCCGCCAGCGCCAGGGCGTCGCGGCCGGCTTCGGCTTCGGACACCACCGCGCCTTCCGCCGCGAGCCGCCGGACCTGCAGCGCGCGCCGCAAGGGTTGATCGTCCAGCAGCAGGATGCGCAGGCCGGCGAGAGGCTCGTCCGCCCGCATGGGAGCGCCTACCTGGCAAAGCTCCACCTCGAACCAGAAGATCGCACCGCCGCCGGGACGGTCGGCCACGCCGATCGCGCCGCCCATCAGCTCGACCAACTCGCGACTGATCGACAGGCCCAGGCCGGTGCCGCCGTACTGACGCGTGATCGAGCCGTCGGCCTGCTGGAACTTCTGGAACAGTTTCTGTTTCGAGGCGTGATCCACTCCGATGCCGGTGTCCTGCACCTCGATTCGGATCTGTTGGCGGCCGGACGGGGCCTGGACGGCGCCGACCTCGACGGTCACGGCGCCGTCGCGGGTGAACTTGATGGCGTTGGAGACCAGGTTCAGCAGGATCTGGCGCAGGCGCAGCGGGTCGCCCCGCACCTTGCCGCGGGCGAGGGGGGCCACGAAGGCCCCCAGGGTCAGGCCCTTTTCGGCGGCCCTGGGCGATAGCAGCTCGACCACATCCTCGACCAGGGTTTCGAGGCAGAACTCCACCGCCTCCAGCTCGACCTTGCCGGCCTCGAGCTTGGAGATGTCCAGGATGTCGTCGATGATCGCCAGCAGTGAGCCGGCGGACTTTTGCACCGCCTGGGCGAAGCTGTGTTGTTGCTCGTCGAGGCCGCTGCGCAGCAGAAGCTGGTTCATGCCGATCACGCCGTTCATGGGCGTACGGATCTCGTGGCTCATATTGGCCAGGAATTCACTCTTGGCCAGGTTGGCCGCCTGCGCCTCGTCGCGGGCGCGGGCCAGGGCGCGGGTGTTGTGCTTGGCGCTGGTGATGTCGACGCAGACCGAGACCACGCCGCCCTGGCGCGTCGGCCGGTGGTGCACGCGCAGCCAGCCGCCGTCGCGAAACTCCTGTTCGCGACCCCCGACGTCGACGCGGTTGAGGGCCACGGCGGCGCTCGCCCACACGGCCTCTTCGCCCACGGGCACGGCGGGCGGGCGACGGCGGGAC is a genomic window of Phenylobacterium montanum containing:
- a CDS encoding CoA-acylating methylmalonate-semialdehyde dehydrogenase, encoding MRQIANFVNGQASESTSGRFGDVYNPNTGEVQARVGLSSEADMDRAVKSALTAQPIWAAMNPQRRARVMFEFKRLVEARMDELAELLSSEHGKVIADSKGDIQRGLEVIEFACGIPHALKGEYTEGAGPGIDVYSVRQPLGVVAGITPFNFPAMIPMWMFGVAIAVGNTFILKPSERDPSVPVRLGELMMEAGAPAGVLNVVHGDKVAVDAILHHPAIKAVSFVGSSDIAQYVYATGAANGKRVQAMGGAKNHGIILPDADLDQAVKDIIGAAYGSAGERCMALPVVTPVGTKTAEAVRERLLGEIDKLKVGISTDASAQYGPVVSAAHKQRIKDYIQMGVDEGAELVVDGREFALQGYENGYFLAPTLFDHVKPEMKSYQDEIFGPVLQIVRADSFEEALSLPSKHQYGNGVAIFTRNGRAAREFASRVDVGMVGINVPIPVPVAYHTFGGWKRSAFGDTNQHGMEGVKFYTKVKTITARWPEGMTEDSAFVIPTMK
- a CDS encoding isobutyryl-CoA dehydrogenase, which gives rise to MRDSPSSPSRLRHGGRMSFDLNEDQRAIQDAARAFATAELAPHSARWDEESFFPVDTLRKAAELGFAGIYVREDVGGSGLTRLDASLIFEALSYGDVSTAAYISIHNMASWMIDRFGSDELRQRYLPRLTTMELIASYCLTEPGSGSDAAGLRTTAKRDGDHYVLNGSKAFISGAGVSDVYVVMVRTGESGPRGVSTLVVEKGTPGLSFGANEKKMGWKSQPTAVVNFDNCRVPIENRVGEEGDGFKFAMAGLDGGRLNIASCSLGGAALALDCAKSHLETRHQFGRPLREFQALQFRLADMATELEAARLMVRRGAAALDAKHPDATQFCAMAKRFATDAGFEVANQALQLHGGYGYLKDYPLERIVRDLRVHQILEGTNEIMRVIIAREMFRR
- a CDS encoding enoyl-CoA hydratase/isomerase family protein — translated: MSEAEVLTRIEGGVGRVTLNRPAALHALTTNMCRLITAALLDWRGNPAVKAILLDHAGERGFCAGGDIRMLAESGAGDGRAAREFFHAEYRLNHLLFGYPKPVVAIMDGVTMGGGVGLSMPARYRIATERTTYAMPETGIGLFPDVGGGWYLPRKPGKAGLWLALTGARIKAADCLALGVATHYALSANIEALKQALVEALADGEAVDAIETVLPQFTANPDPAPVAAHRAEIDRLFAGPSVEAIFAALEADGGEWATAQLKTLNTKSPQTMKVAFRQLALGAAMTDFADNMAMEYRIGARVVQKHDFIEGVRAVIVDKDNSPRWRPDTLEGVTEAQLDEIFAPLPPGEEWTPLPELQA
- the mmsB gene encoding 3-hydroxyisobutyrate dehydrogenase, which translates into the protein MTRIAFIGLGNMGGGMAANQAKAQHQVAAFDLSEAAVARAVEHGCRAAGSVAEAVKDAEVVITMLPAGAHVRAVYGDHVLPHAPKSALLIDCSTIDVESARAVAKQAAEAGFRFADAPVSGGTAAADAGTLAFMVGCEAADFAVVEAALQPMARVVIHAGSSGAGQAAKICNNMLLGISMLGTCEAFALAEKLGLEADRFFEIASKSSGQCWSITSYCPVPGPVPAAPSNRGYAGGFATAMMLKDLKLAQDAAAKAGAATPLGAQAEALYALFERLGHGGKDFSAVIQMLRGQLDALN
- a CDS encoding enoyl-CoA hydratase — translated: MAYETLLTETHDGVRLIRLNRPEALNAFNNQLMNDLTAALDEAEADDAIGCMVITGSEKAFAAGADIKEMASKSYAEVYGEDFITRNWERVTRCRKPVIAAVAGFALGGGCEMAMMCDFIIAADNAKFGQPEINLGVSPGAGGTQRLTRFIGKSKAMDMILTARFMDAAEAERCGLVSRVVPVAELIDTAMAAAKKIASLSPNAVKLTKEMVNAAYETPLSQGVMLERRLFHSLFAFEDQKEGMAAFVEKRKPAFKGR